In Aestuariibaculum lutulentum, one DNA window encodes the following:
- a CDS encoding sensor histidine kinase, translated as MIFTKYSNTLRWVIVAASLIIVSLILWKTYEFFQHFKEEERTKMENWSFAQTEFINSDDDATNLDLTLKIMSSNETTPMLVINEDGSLNSFKNLDETKIQDSLYVQKLIAKFAEENRPIPVKLGNSIASTIYYGNSPLLNKLKYYPLALLLIVFLFGAVIFFFYRSTKNATQNKLWSGMAKETAHQIGTPLSSLIGWTEILKSENVNPSYISEIEKDIDRLQTITERFSKIGSIPTLELADIKKETLDSYDYLKARASKLIDFEIVMPESGILVNLNKQLYSWAIENLVKNAIDAMKGRGKLIVEIVEIDSTVKINVTDTGKGIAKKDFNKIFEPGYTTKKRGWGLGLSLTKRIIEDFHYGKIKVLHSEKDKGTTIQITLKRA; from the coding sequence ATGATTTTTACTAAATATAGTAATACACTACGCTGGGTTATTGTAGCCGCTTCTCTTATTATCGTTTCCCTGATTTTGTGGAAAACCTACGAATTTTTTCAACATTTTAAAGAAGAAGAACGTACCAAAATGGAAAACTGGTCGTTTGCGCAAACCGAATTTATCAATTCTGATGACGATGCTACGAACCTAGACCTCACCCTGAAAATTATGAGCAGCAACGAAACTACACCTATGCTGGTTATTAATGAAGATGGCAGCTTAAACAGTTTCAAAAATTTAGATGAGACGAAAATTCAGGATTCACTATACGTACAAAAATTAATTGCCAAATTTGCTGAAGAAAACCGCCCCATCCCCGTAAAATTAGGGAATTCCATTGCAAGCACTATTTACTATGGCAACTCCCCACTTTTAAATAAACTTAAATATTATCCATTAGCTTTATTATTGATTGTGTTTTTATTTGGCGCTGTGATTTTCTTTTTCTACCGAAGCACTAAAAATGCAACTCAAAATAAACTATGGTCGGGTATGGCTAAAGAAACTGCACATCAAATCGGTACGCCATTATCCTCTTTAATAGGGTGGACAGAAATATTAAAATCTGAAAATGTAAATCCCAGTTATATCTCTGAAATTGAAAAAGATATAGACCGCTTACAAACTATAACAGAACGCTTTAGCAAAATTGGTTCAATTCCTACCTTAGAATTAGCAGATATTAAAAAAGAGACCCTAGATTCTTACGATTATTTAAAAGCGCGCGCTTCTAAACTAATTGACTTTGAAATTGTTATGCCCGAAAGTGGCATTTTAGTAAATTTGAACAAACAACTTTACAGTTGGGCCATTGAGAACCTGGTTAAAAATGCCATTGACGCCATGAAAGGCAGAGGTAAACTAATTGTTGAGATTGTTGAGATTGATAGCACCGTAAAAATTAATGTTACCGATACCGGAAAAGGTATCGCCAAGAAAGACTTTAATAAGATTTTTGAACCGGGATACACTACTAAAAAACGTGGCTGGGGATTAGGCTTATCGCTAACCAAACGTATTATTGAAGACTTTCATTATGGCAAGATTAAAGTTTTACACTCTGAAAAAGATAAAGGCACAACCATACAAATAACTCTTAAACGCGCTTAG
- the pnuC gene encoding nicotinamide riboside transporter PnuC, with product MSHIFNWLFSQYQGVETHLIVLELLGVFFGFLSVWYSKQENILVYPTGIVSTAIFVYILWVFSLLGDMLINAYYFLMSIYGWYYWTRKDGDNHQVLITKMTKKEHMWSVAIFVFTMLFVAVVYVISDKFDNWTAYVDTITTAIFFVGMWLMAKKKLENWTYWIIGDIISVPLYFYKGLIFTSFQYLLFTVIAIYGYKAWRKTLSNSQVAA from the coding sequence ATGAGCCACATTTTTAATTGGTTGTTTTCGCAATATCAAGGGGTCGAAACTCATTTAATTGTACTTGAATTACTTGGTGTTTTCTTTGGGTTTTTAAGTGTCTGGTATTCCAAGCAGGAAAACATTCTAGTTTATCCAACCGGGATTGTAAGTACCGCGATTTTTGTGTATATTTTATGGGTTTTTAGCCTTTTGGGCGATATGCTAATAAATGCTTATTATTTTTTAATGAGTATTTATGGCTGGTATTACTGGACACGAAAGGATGGAGATAATCACCAAGTTCTTATAACAAAAATGACCAAAAAGGAACATATGTGGAGTGTCGCTATTTTTGTGTTTACCATGTTGTTCGTAGCTGTTGTTTATGTTATTAGCGATAAATTTGATAACTGGACGGCTTATGTTGATACTATTACAACAGCCATATTTTTTGTGGGAATGTGGCTTATGGCTAAAAAGAAATTAGAAAACTGGACGTATTGGATTATCGGTGATATTATTTCGGTGCCTTTGTATTTTTATAAAGGACTCATTTTTACGTCATTTCAATATTTGTTATTTACCGTAATTGCAATATATGGATATAAAGCATGGAGGAAGACTTTAAGCAACAGTCAAGTAGCTGCATAA
- the ahcY gene encoding adenosylhomocysteinase has protein sequence MSTKTIPYVAHKVKDMSLADWGRKEIELAEAEMPGLMSLREEYGASQPLKGARIAGCLHMTIQTAVLIETLQALGAEVTWSSCNIFSTQDQAAAAIAAAGTAVYAWKGMNEEEFDWCIEQTLFFGEDRQPLNMILDDGGDLTNMVLDKYPELAAGIKGLSEETTTGVHRLYERVQNGTLPMPAINVNDSVTKSKFDNKYGCKESAVDAIRRATDVMLAGKRVVVCGYGDVGKGTAASFKGAGSIVTVTEIDPICALQAAMDGYEVKKLETVVGNADIIITTTGNKDIVRAEHFKAMKDKTIVCNIGHFDNEIQMAWLNQNYGNTKVEIKPQVDKYNVDGNDIIILAEGRLVNLGCATGHPSFVMSNSFTNQTLAQIELWTNAEAYGNEVYMLPKHLDEKVAKLHLAKIGVELTELSDEQAKYIGVTVEGPYKPEHYRY, from the coding sequence ATGAGTACAAAAACAATTCCTTACGTAGCACATAAAGTAAAAGATATGTCGCTTGCAGACTGGGGTAGAAAAGAAATAGAATTAGCCGAAGCTGAAATGCCGGGATTAATGAGTTTACGCGAGGAGTATGGTGCTTCTCAACCTTTAAAAGGTGCTCGTATTGCCGGATGTTTACACATGACTATTCAAACGGCTGTATTAATTGAAACGTTACAGGCTTTAGGTGCCGAAGTAACCTGGAGTTCTTGTAATATTTTCTCAACTCAAGATCAGGCTGCTGCTGCTATTGCTGCTGCGGGAACTGCTGTTTATGCATGGAAAGGCATGAACGAAGAGGAATTCGATTGGTGTATCGAGCAAACCCTTTTCTTTGGTGAAGACAGACAACCATTAAATATGATTCTTGATGATGGTGGCGATTTAACCAATATGGTTTTAGATAAATACCCGGAGTTAGCTGCTGGAATTAAAGGTTTATCTGAAGAAACAACCACAGGAGTTCACAGACTTTACGAGCGTGTACAAAACGGAACATTACCAATGCCGGCAATTAACGTTAACGACTCGGTTACTAAATCGAAATTCGATAACAAATACGGATGTAAAGAAAGTGCAGTAGATGCGATTCGTCGTGCTACCGACGTGATGCTAGCCGGAAAACGCGTTGTGGTTTGTGGTTATGGTGATGTTGGTAAAGGAACTGCTGCTTCTTTTAAAGGTGCAGGAAGTATTGTTACTGTAACAGAAATAGACCCAATCTGTGCTTTACAAGCTGCAATGGACGGTTACGAAGTTAAAAAATTAGAAACCGTTGTTGGTAATGCTGATATCATCATCACAACAACAGGAAATAAAGACATCGTTAGAGCTGAGCACTTTAAAGCGATGAAAGATAAAACCATCGTTTGTAACATTGGACACTTCGATAACGAAATCCAAATGGCTTGGTTAAACCAAAACTACGGAAACACGAAAGTAGAAATCAAACCTCAGGTTGATAAATACAACGTTGATGGGAATGATATAATTATCTTAGCTGAAGGTCGTTTAGTAAACTTAGGATGTGCTACAGGTCACCCAAGTTTTGTAATGAGTAACTCATTCACAAACCAGACTTTAGCTCAAATCGAACTTTGGACTAACGCCGAAGCTTACGGAAACGAAGTTTACATGTTACCTAAGCACTTAGACGAAAAAGTTGCCAAATTACACTTAGCTAAAATTGGTGTGGAGCTTACCGAGCTTAGCGATGAACAAGCTAAATACATTGGTGTAACTGTTGAAGGGCCTTACAAACCTGAACACTACAGATATTAA
- a CDS encoding thiamine-binding protein gives MKISVELTLTPLHDDYEPAIIHFIKKLRASNLTVLENPLSTQVYGDYDEVMRVLTLEIKEAFELLERGLLYMKIVKSDRHDYEPHF, from the coding sequence ATGAAAATATCAGTAGAACTTACACTAACCCCATTACACGACGATTACGAACCCGCAATTATTCATTTTATAAAAAAATTAAGAGCTTCAAATCTTACAGTTTTAGAAAATCCTTTAAGTACGCAAGTTTATGGTGATTACGATGAGGTGATGCGTGTTTTAACTTTAGAAATTAAAGAAGCATTTGAACTTTTAGAGCGTGGTTTGCTGTATATGAAAATTGTAAAATCTGATCGTCACGATTATGAGCCACATTTTTAA
- a CDS encoding geranylgeranylglyceryl/heptaprenylglyceryl phosphate synthase: MKTVYKDIFSAIDSGKKLLAILIDPDKFAVESVPEFITKVNASVATHIFVGGSTVEDDATHILVEAIKTYTSLPVVLFPGDVTQITPKADALLFLSLISGRNADYLIGKHVASVSRLRGTNLEVIPTGYLLIENGKETAVQRVTGTNPIPRIQIENIVDTAKAGELLGMKLIYLEAGSGAVHPITSEIITSVKTELNIPLIVGGGIRSKEQLQLAYNSGADMVVIGTAFEQDELFFNDLSN, encoded by the coding sequence ATGAAAACGGTTTATAAAGACATATTCTCGGCTATTGATTCTGGTAAAAAGTTACTTGCCATTTTAATTGATCCTGATAAGTTTGCTGTTGAATCTGTTCCGGAGTTCATTACAAAGGTAAATGCTTCGGTGGCGACGCATATTTTTGTAGGTGGAAGCACCGTTGAAGATGACGCGACTCATATTTTGGTTGAAGCTATAAAAACATACACATCATTACCTGTGGTTTTGTTTCCAGGAGATGTCACGCAAATTACTCCTAAAGCCGATGCCTTGTTGTTTTTAAGTCTCATTTCAGGTAGGAATGCTGATTATCTTATAGGGAAACATGTCGCATCTGTTTCAAGACTTCGGGGTACAAATTTAGAAGTTATCCCAACAGGATATTTGCTTATTGAAAACGGCAAAGAAACCGCTGTACAACGTGTAACAGGAACCAATCCAATACCAAGGATTCAGATTGAAAACATTGTTGATACAGCCAAAGCAGGTGAGCTTCTCGGAATGAAATTAATCTATCTGGAAGCTGGTAGCGGAGCAGTGCATCCGATAACTTCTGAAATTATAACTTCAGTTAAAACTGAATTGAATATACCTTTAATCGTTGGTGGAGGCATTCGAAGCAAAGAACAATTACAATTGGCATACAACTCAGGAGCTGATATGGTTGTTATTGGTACTGCTTTTGAACAAGATGAATTGTTTTTTAATGATTTGTCTAATTAA
- a CDS encoding HIT family protein has translation MASIFTKIVNGEIPCYKIAETDEFLAFLDVNPNASGHTLCIPKKEVDKIFDLDEATYTGLMQFSRNVAIAIQKSIPCKRVGVTVIGLEVPHVHVHLIPLTTMEDARFIKKVSHSQEEFEALAEKIKAAL, from the coding sequence ATGGCTTCAATTTTTACTAAAATAGTTAACGGAGAAATTCCTTGTTATAAAATTGCTGAGACTGATGAGTTTTTAGCATTTTTAGATGTTAATCCAAATGCTTCAGGACATACACTTTGTATTCCTAAAAAGGAAGTTGATAAAATTTTCGATTTAGATGAAGCGACCTACACGGGATTAATGCAGTTCTCAAGAAATGTAGCGATTGCTATCCAGAAATCTATTCCTTGTAAGCGAGTAGGTGTTACTGTTATTGGTTTAGAAGTGCCTCACGTTCACGTACACTTAATACCATTAACAACCATGGAAGACGCGCGTTTTATTAAAAAAGTATCGCACTCCCAAGAGGAGTTTGAGGCTTTAGCAGAAAAAATTAAGGCAGCTTTATAA
- a CDS encoding TonB-dependent receptor gives MKHLFIVLTTLVLAIQVNAQEQQQDSTQVEKLDEVLLSATRAKDKTPVAFTNISKEELESTNLGQDLPILLDQLPSVVTTSDAGAGVGYTGIRVRGTDATRVNVTINGIPYNDAESQGTFWVNMPDFVSSVEDIQLQRGVGTSTNGSGAFGASLNLKTLNPSTEGYATTTNVVGSYGTRKHNISLGSGLKNGFYAEGRLSKIMSDGYIDRASSDLSSYYVEGGFLDEKTSVKAIVFGGKEKTYQSWYGTPEAVVKGDLQGIQDFIDRNYSSEAEAENLLNSGRTYNYYTYDNEIDHYEQTHYQLHVSHQFNTHFSANLSGNYTRGNGYFEQYKDGEEVGDYFPESADASEEGDVIRRRWLDNDFYAIVSSFNYKKDNLNVYLGGGYNKYDGDHFGELIWDSFPVSVPIRTDYYTSVGEKNDYNAYLKAEYTLNYTWFLFADIQYRGVDYKSNGLSSDLIPINVSETYNFFNPKAGVTYTIDNYNSVYGSLSLANREPNRDDLTKNPVLPQPERLYDYEFGYKLKTPKYYATANLYYMDYKDQLVLTGDLDNVGDPIRENVKESYRAGIELQAGYKFSEMLRVDANATFSQNKIKNFDYVVYDAQYDPNTWETVSYDAITTSYEDTDISFSPNVVAGGTVRFTPLENLNLAFISKYVGKQYLDNTSSDSKSMDAYFVNNFNATFKIQPNWIKEVAFNLLVNNIFDNEYVSNGYTYSYYYRPQGSNDNAITENFYYPQAKINFLLGMTLKF, from the coding sequence ATGAAACATTTATTTATTGTTTTAACTACTTTGGTATTAGCTATTCAGGTTAATGCCCAAGAACAACAACAAGATTCAACTCAGGTTGAAAAATTAGATGAAGTTTTGCTCTCTGCAACCCGGGCAAAAGACAAAACTCCGGTAGCCTTCACTAACATATCTAAAGAAGAACTGGAGTCGACCAATTTGGGTCAGGATTTACCTATTTTATTAGACCAGTTGCCATCTGTTGTTACAACTTCTGATGCCGGAGCAGGTGTAGGTTATACAGGAATTAGAGTTCGTGGTACTGATGCAACTCGCGTAAATGTAACCATAAACGGTATTCCGTATAATGATGCTGAAAGTCAGGGGACATTTTGGGTAAATATGCCTGATTTTGTGAGTTCTGTTGAAGATATTCAGTTGCAACGTGGCGTAGGAACCAGTACCAATGGTTCTGGAGCATTTGGAGCAAGTTTAAACTTAAAAACTCTTAATCCTTCAACCGAAGGTTACGCAACAACCACAAATGTAGTAGGATCTTACGGTACACGTAAGCATAATATCAGTTTAGGATCTGGATTAAAAAATGGGTTTTATGCAGAAGGTCGACTATCTAAAATTATGAGTGATGGTTATATTGATCGTGCGTCTTCCGATTTATCATCATATTATGTTGAAGGTGGATTTTTAGATGAAAAAACATCGGTTAAAGCAATCGTTTTTGGAGGAAAAGAAAAAACGTATCAGTCTTGGTATGGTACGCCAGAAGCCGTTGTAAAAGGTGATTTACAAGGTATTCAGGATTTTATCGATAGAAATTATTCTTCGGAAGCTGAAGCTGAAAATCTATTGAATTCAGGCCGTACGTATAACTATTATACTTACGATAACGAGATTGATCATTACGAGCAAACACATTATCAATTGCATGTATCTCATCAGTTTAATACTCATTTTTCAGCAAACCTTTCGGGAAATTATACACGCGGAAATGGGTATTTTGAGCAATATAAAGATGGTGAGGAAGTAGGTGACTATTTTCCTGAAAGTGCCGATGCCAGTGAAGAAGGCGATGTTATTAGACGCCGTTGGTTAGATAACGATTTTTATGCAATCGTGTCTTCTTTCAACTATAAAAAAGATAATCTAAATGTATATTTAGGGGGAGGATATAATAAGTATGATGGCGACCATTTTGGTGAATTAATATGGGATTCGTTTCCGGTTTCTGTGCCAATTCGAACAGATTACTATACTAGTGTAGGAGAGAAAAATGATTACAATGCGTATTTAAAAGCTGAATATACTTTAAATTATACATGGTTTTTATTTGCCGATATACAGTATAGAGGTGTAGATTATAAGTCTAACGGATTGAGTTCAGATTTAATTCCTATAAATGTTTCAGAAACTTATAATTTCTTCAATCCAAAAGCAGGGGTAACATATACTATTGATAATTATAATTCGGTTTACGGGTCGTTGTCTTTAGCGAACAGAGAACCAAATCGCGACGATTTAACAAAGAATCCTGTGTTGCCACAACCAGAACGTTTATACGATTACGAGTTTGGTTATAAGTTAAAAACGCCAAAGTATTACGCGACTGCTAATCTGTATTATATGGATTATAAAGATCAGTTGGTGTTAACGGGCGATTTAGATAATGTTGGAGACCCCATTCGTGAAAATGTAAAGGAGAGTTACAGAGCCGGGATTGAGTTACAGGCGGGTTATAAGTTTTCAGAGATGCTACGAGTTGATGCCAATGCGACCTTCAGTCAAAACAAAATTAAAAATTTCGACTACGTGGTTTACGATGCCCAGTACGACCCGAATACTTGGGAAACCGTGTCTTACGATGCTATTACAACATCTTATGAAGATACCGACATTTCATTTTCACCAAACGTTGTTGCCGGAGGAACTGTTCGTTTTACACCTTTAGAAAATTTAAATCTGGCGTTTATTTCAAAATATGTAGGCAAGCAGTATTTAGATAATACATCTAGCGATAGCAAAAGTATGGATGCCTATTTTGTAAATAATTTTAATGCGACTTTTAAGATACAGCCAAACTGGATTAAAGAAGTAGCTTTTAATCTGTTAGTGAATAATATTTTCGATAACGAATATGTGTCTAATGGATATACTTATAGCTATTATTACAGACCACAAGGAAGTAATGATAATGCGATAACAGAGAATTTCTACTATCCGCAGGCTAAAATTAATTTCCTTTTAGGAATGACTTTAAAGTTTTAA
- the greA gene encoding transcription elongation factor GreA, translating into MSKVSYYTPEGLKKLRDELKQLKDIERPKASQAIADARDKGDLSENAEYDAAKEAQGLLEMKISKLEEVLSNARIIDESQLDTSKVLVLSKVKIKNQTNGMEVVYTLVAESEANLAAGKISVNSPIGKGLLGKSVGDVAEIQVPNGVMKFDIIEISR; encoded by the coding sequence ATGAGTAAAGTATCGTACTATACACCGGAAGGATTAAAGAAATTAAGAGACGAATTAAAACAACTAAAAGATATAGAACGCCCAAAAGCATCACAGGCTATTGCCGATGCCAGAGATAAAGGAGATTTAAGTGAGAATGCAGAATACGACGCTGCGAAAGAAGCTCAAGGTTTATTGGAAATGAAGATTTCTAAACTTGAAGAAGTACTTTCTAATGCCCGTATTATTGATGAGTCGCAATTAGATACCTCTAAAGTTTTGGTATTATCTAAAGTGAAAATAAAAAACCAAACCAACGGTATGGAAGTGGTATATACTTTAGTGGCTGAAAGTGAAGCAAATTTAGCAGCGGGTAAAATTTCTGTAAATTCACCTATAGGTAAAGGATTATTAGGGAAATCCGTTGGTGATGTTGCTGAAATTCAGGTTCCTAATGGCGTTATGAAATTTGATATTATCGAAATTTCAAGATAA
- a CDS encoding DUF4301 family protein, translating into MIAEKEVMFTDKDIRQIESHGLTQDKVIDQIECIKSGMEYSNLVEAATINKGILKFDKQGMQQYVDLYNSKLNVLKVVKFVPASGAATRMFKFIYQFLKDYHEDEERLGHYLKTHKNFWVFVNGLEKLPFFENVVSRISNYSELAVEEKYIAFVKVMLADDGLNCSACPKGLLPFHKYNDEVLTAFHEHLLESTLYASSNNISNLHFTISEGHTKKFQKELENVQQKVQDKTGTKFNVSFSYQSKSTDTIAIKSNNELYRTPEGNLLFRPAGHGALLENLNRLDADLIFIKNIDNIVVLEQNKKQSEYKKLLAGVLLDAQEKAFQYLNELDKETVSERKLLEIAMFLTHRMNLRLDAEFDDFSFNEKVSYLYKKLNRPIRVCGMVKNEGEPGGGPFWVKDSEGHVSLQIIEFAQINVEDKSQKAIVKHATHFNPTDLVCGTKDYKGNKFNLHDFVDPKAAFITIKSQNGTDIKALELPGLWNGSMADWNSIFVEVPLSTFNPVKTVNDLLKPAHQVV; encoded by the coding sequence ATGATTGCAGAAAAAGAGGTGATGTTTACCGATAAGGATATCCGTCAAATTGAAAGTCATGGTCTTACCCAAGATAAAGTTATTGACCAAATTGAGTGTATTAAATCTGGAATGGAGTACTCAAATTTGGTTGAAGCGGCTACCATTAATAAAGGTATTTTAAAGTTTGATAAACAAGGCATGCAGCAATACGTTGATTTGTACAACAGTAAGTTGAATGTTTTAAAAGTCGTGAAATTTGTGCCGGCATCTGGAGCTGCAACCCGAATGTTTAAATTTATCTATCAGTTTTTAAAAGACTATCATGAGGATGAAGAACGTTTGGGGCATTATTTAAAAACACATAAAAACTTTTGGGTGTTTGTTAATGGTTTAGAAAAGTTACCTTTTTTCGAGAATGTTGTTTCTAGAATTTCAAATTATTCTGAATTAGCAGTAGAGGAAAAATATATAGCTTTCGTAAAAGTTATGTTGGCTGATGATGGTTTGAATTGTAGTGCTTGCCCAAAAGGACTGTTGCCGTTTCATAAATATAATGATGAGGTATTAACGGCCTTTCATGAGCATTTGTTAGAGTCTACCTTGTATGCCTCTTCAAATAATATTTCGAATTTGCATTTTACTATTTCTGAAGGACATACTAAAAAATTTCAGAAAGAGTTAGAAAATGTTCAACAAAAGGTACAAGATAAAACCGGGACTAAATTTAACGTCTCGTTTTCTTATCAAAGTAAATCGACCGATACCATCGCCATAAAATCCAATAACGAATTATATCGAACTCCGGAAGGAAATTTATTGTTCAGACCGGCAGGTCATGGGGCGTTGTTAGAGAATTTAAATAGGCTTGACGCAGATTTAATTTTTATAAAAAACATTGATAATATTGTTGTTTTAGAACAAAATAAAAAGCAGAGCGAATATAAAAAGTTGTTGGCAGGTGTTTTGTTAGATGCTCAGGAAAAAGCTTTCCAGTATTTAAATGAATTAGATAAAGAAACGGTTTCGGAAAGAAAATTATTGGAAATAGCTATGTTTTTAACGCATAGAATGAATTTAAGATTAGATGCCGAATTCGATGATTTTAGTTTTAATGAGAAAGTTTCTTATTTATATAAAAAATTAAACCGACCAATTCGTGTTTGTGGAATGGTTAAAAATGAAGGTGAACCTGGAGGAGGACCGTTTTGGGTAAAAGATTCGGAAGGGCATGTGTCTTTACAAATTATAGAGTTTGCTCAAATTAACGTGGAAGATAAATCTCAAAAAGCTATCGTAAAACATGCCACGCATTTTAATCCGACAGATTTGGTTTGTGGAACAAAAGATTATAAGGGCAATAAGTTTAATCTTCACGATTTTGTAGATCCTAAAGCTGCTTTTATAACTATTAAATCTCAAAACGGAACGGATATTAAAGCATTGGAATTACCTGGTTTATGGAATGGAAGTATGGCCGATTGGAATTCTATTTTTGTAGAAGTGCCTTTGTCAACATTTAACCCGGTTAAAACGGTTAACGATTTGTTGAAACCGGCACATCAAGTAGTGTAA
- a CDS encoding AAA family ATPase yields the protein MEEDFKQQSSSCIKIVLFGPESTGKTTLSRQLARYYNSVWVPEYAREYLQNKWNNERKTCEPEDLLPIAKGQIKLENKLAKKVDDILICDTDLLETKVYSEAYYLGYCDPVLEKYALENTYSLYFLTNIDIPWEADDLRDKPNDREAMFEAFHNALVKYKRPFVLLSGSKKERLETAVKHIDKLLKKKN from the coding sequence ATGGAGGAAGACTTTAAGCAACAGTCAAGTAGCTGCATAAAAATAGTTTTGTTCGGCCCCGAATCTACAGGGAAAACAACCTTGTCGAGACAATTGGCACGGTATTATAATTCGGTTTGGGTGCCAGAATACGCACGTGAATATTTGCAAAATAAATGGAATAACGAACGTAAAACCTGTGAGCCGGAAGATTTGCTTCCTATAGCTAAAGGACAAATAAAATTAGAAAATAAATTAGCTAAAAAAGTAGACGATATCTTAATCTGTGATACTGATTTGCTGGAAACTAAGGTGTATTCTGAAGCGTATTATTTGGGTTATTGTGACCCAGTTTTAGAAAAATATGCATTGGAAAACACTTACAGTTTATATTTTTTAACTAATATTGATATTCCGTGGGAAGCCGACGATTTGAGGGATAAGCCAAACGACAGGGAGGCAATGTTTGAAGCTTTTCATAATGCTTTAGTGAAGTATAAGCGACCTTTTGTGCTGCTTAGCGGGAGTAAAAAGGAGCGTTTGGAAACAGCAGTAAAGCATATTGATAAACTATTGAAAAAGAAAAATTAA
- the arfB gene encoding alternative ribosome rescue aminoacyl-tRNA hydrolase ArfB: protein MFKKEALIQELNFKAIRSSGSGGQHVNKVASKVELSFSLNDSLVFDDIQKSRLQNKLQNRLTNDGVLILQCAESRSQHKNKELVIKRFLDIMENALIVQKKRVPTKIPKSVIRKRIKSKRNQSLKKENRKKPDLD from the coding sequence ATGTTTAAAAAAGAAGCTTTAATACAAGAATTAAATTTCAAAGCAATCAGAAGTTCTGGCTCTGGTGGGCAACATGTCAATAAAGTGGCTTCAAAAGTTGAGTTAAGTTTTAGTCTGAATGATTCGCTTGTTTTTGATGATATTCAAAAAAGCAGACTTCAAAACAAACTTCAAAATAGATTGACTAACGATGGGGTTTTAATCCTTCAATGCGCAGAAAGCCGAAGTCAGCATAAAAATAAAGAACTTGTTATAAAGCGTTTTCTTGATATAATGGAAAACGCTTTGATAGTTCAAAAGAAGCGTGTGCCGACTAAAATTCCTAAATCTGTAATTAGAAAACGCATAAAAAGTAAGAGGAATCAGTCTTTAAAAAAGGAAAATAGAAAAAAGCCAGATTTAGACTAA
- a CDS encoding 4'-phosphopantetheinyl transferase family protein, whose translation MPLYKTITPNSQTTVKIWKITESFDDLMQGLTLKPESLNRVLGMKSEMHQRGFLSVRHLLKAFGYDDSDLFYDENGKPHLKDGKQISITHSFNFSAVIVSDGIIGIDIEKQRKKIQVIAHKFIDYEYNYLDENAENYINKLTIIWCVKESLYKLFATPGLSFKQHCLMIPASDNASETIAWIDYEDKKYRYNVQFLEFEGFTCAYAMA comes from the coding sequence ATGCCTCTTTATAAAACCATTACTCCAAATTCACAAACTACTGTTAAAATCTGGAAAATAACAGAGTCGTTTGATGATTTAATGCAGGGATTAACCTTAAAACCAGAAAGTTTGAATCGCGTTTTAGGAATGAAAAGTGAAATGCACCAGCGCGGATTTTTAAGTGTGAGGCATCTTTTAAAGGCTTTCGGATATGATGATTCTGATTTGTTTTATGATGAAAATGGCAAGCCGCATTTAAAAGATGGTAAACAAATATCTATTACGCATTCCTTTAATTTTTCGGCGGTGATTGTTAGTGATGGTATTATTGGAATTGATATTGAAAAACAAAGGAAAAAAATTCAGGTGATTGCTCATAAATTTATTGATTATGAATACAATTATTTAGATGAAAACGCCGAAAATTACATTAATAAGCTTACTATAATTTGGTGTGTTAAAGAATCGCTTTATAAGCTTTTTGCAACACCAGGACTTAGTTTTAAACAACACTGTTTAATGATTCCAGCTTCTGATAATGCCAGCGAAACCATTGCCTGGATTGATTATGAAGATAAAAAATACAGATATAACGTTCAGTTTTTAGAATTTGAAGGTTTTACCTGTGCCTATGCCATGGCTTAA